One part of the Phoenix dactylifera cultivar Barhee BC4 chromosome 4, palm_55x_up_171113_PBpolish2nd_filt_p, whole genome shotgun sequence genome encodes these proteins:
- the LOC103712677 gene encoding ATP-dependent Clp protease proteolytic subunit-related protein 4, chloroplastic-like, producing MDVAFTHSHFPLEARMISSPPTRSRVARIQSKAALTPSPGASPRASSLSSGLVAPFVGGSVSGDFSGQKMRIPSLIPSPSGRRGKRGVITMVIPFLRGSAWEQPPPDLASYLYKNRIVYLGMSLVPSVTELMLAEFLYLQYEDAEKPIYLYINSTGTTKGGEKLGYETEAFAIYDVMRYVKPPIFTLCVGNAWGEAALLLAAGARGNRAALPSSTIMIKQPIARFQGQATDVDLARKEIKNVKAELVALYSKHIGKPPEQIEEDIRRPKYFSPSEAVEYGIIDKVLYNERGREDRSVVSDLKRAQLI from the exons ATGGATGTGGCCTTCACCCACTCGCACTTCCCCCTGGAGGCGCGGATGATCTCCTCTCCTCCCACCCGCTCTCGGGTCGCCAGGATCCAATCCAAGGCCGCTCTTACCCCTTCTCCGGGTGCCTCTCCGAGGGCATCCTCTCTCAGCAGCGGTTTAGTTGCTCCTTTCGTCGGAGGAAGCGTCTCCGGCGACTTCTCTGGTCAGAAGATGCGGATCCCGTCGCTAATCCCGTCTCCATCCGGTCGCCGGGGCAAGAGGGGCGTCATCACCATG GTTATCCCTTTCTTGAGAGGAAGTGCATGGGAGCAACCACCTCCAGATCTAGCCTCTTACTTGTACAAAAATCGAATTGTTTACTTGGGTATGTCTCTTGTTCCATCAGTGACAGAGCTGATGCTAGCAGAGTTTCTTTATCTTCAATATGAGGATGCAGAAAAGCCAATTTACCTGTACATAAATTCCACCGGCACAACGAAG GGTGGAGAAAAATTGGGTTATGAGACAGAGGCTTTTGCAATTTATGATGTCATGAG GTATGTTAAACCACCTATTTTCACACTTTGTGTTGGAAATGCTTGGGGAGAAGCCGCATTACTCTTGGCTGCTGGTGCTAGAGGAAACCGTGCTGCTCtaccatcatcaacaataatgaTAAAGCAG CCAATTGCGAGGTTTCAAGGCCAAGCGACAGATGTTGATCttgcaagaaaagaaataaaaaatgtgAAGGCAGAATTG GTTGCTCTTTATTCTAAGCATATAGGAAAACCTCCTGAACAAATTGAGGAAGATATCAGACGCCCAAAATATTTCAGTCCTAGCGAAGCAGTTGAGTATGGTATCATCGATAAG GTGTTGTACAATGAAAGAGGCCGGGAAGACCGTAGTGTCGTATCTGACCTTAAAAGAGCTCAacttatataa
- the LOC103712678 gene encoding uncharacterized protein LOC103712678 isoform X3, producing the protein MCHSNASIDDEEQIKQGICRATQSPCSSNVDVSGQNIVITEANDFQNILDEASLHILMASSSSDPISIGRMGSLSATCPSNMETIFSPSLEDNDSQLKLINHSNAVKDENPKLPHLVADEGDDGSCSFSDSQTCSLLDFYGSDSVSALPFDTDMGFTDVINTACPIYELTNSDIMIDMAEKYMILPFLGKTGETSSIYIEESFEETMMNSDDACLYLEFHQMKSSDQETQITCHSGNLDEMESFDPQLLFRSLPDLPEAVSTICPISQPKETKKRKPITLVLDLDETLVHSTLEHCDDADFTFPVFFNMKQHTVYVRRRPYLQLFLERVAQMFEIVVFTASQSIYAEQLLDMLDPEKKLISQRIYRESCIFSDGSYTKDLTILGVDLANVVIIDNSPQVFRLQVNNGIPIKSWFDDPSDHALLQLLPFLESLADADDVRPIIAKKFGNKE; encoded by the exons ATGTGTCATTCAAATGCCTCCATTGACGATGAAGAACAAATTAAACAGGGAATATGTAGGGCGACACAATCTCCAT GTTCTTCAAATGTTGATGTATCTGGACAGAACATTGTGATCACAGAAGCTAATGATTTTCAGAACATATTGGATGAAGCCTCTCTTCATATTCTGatggcatcatcatcatctgatcCTATTTCCATTGGAAGAATG GGTTCACTGTCAGCCACATGTCCATCTAACATGGAAACAATTTTCTCACCTAGTCTTGAGGACAACGATTCTCAGTTAAAACTGATAAATCACAGTAATGCAG TTAAAGATGAAAACCCTAAATTGCCTCATCTGGTTGCTGATGAAGGTGATGATGGAAGTTGTAGTTTTAGTGATTCTCAAACTTGCAGTCTATTGGACTTCTACGGCTCTGACAGTGTTTCTGCTTTACCCTTTGATACTGATATGGGATTTACAGATGTCATAAATACTGCTTGTCCTATTTATGAGCTTACAAATTCTGACATAATGATTGATATGGCGGAGAAATACATGATACTACCTTTCCTGGGGAAAACTGGAGAAACCAGCAGCATTTATATTGAGGAGTCATTTGAAGAGACGATGATGAATTCTGATGATGCATGCTTGTATTTAGAATTTCACCAGATGAAATCATCCGATCAGGAAACTCAGATAACTTGTCATTCTGGCAATCTGGATGAAATGGAGAGCTTCGACCCACAGTTATTATTTAGAAGTTTACCTGATTTACCTGAGGCAGTTTCAACCATTTGTCCTATTTCACAACCAAaggaaacaaagaaaaggaagcctATCACCCTTGTACTTGATTTGGATG AAACTCTTGTCCATTCTACCCTGGAGCATTGTGATGATGCTGATTTCACCTTTCCAGTCTTCTTTAACATGAAACAACATACCGTATATGTAAGACGTAGGCCTTACCTGCAGCTCTTTCTGGAGAGGGTAGCTCAGATGTTTGAGATTGTTGTTTTCACAGCCAGTCAAAGTATCTATGCTGAACAGCTATTGGATATGCTGGATCCAGAAAAGAAGTTAATTTCGCAGCGTATTTATCGTGAATCATGCATATTTTCTGATGGTAGCTATACAAAGGACCTGACCATTTTAGGAGTCGATTTGGCGAACGTTGTCATAATCGACAATTCTCCACAG GTTTTCCGGTTGCAGGTAAATAACGGAATACCTATCAAGAGTTGGTTTGATGATCCATCAGACCATGCATTGCTTCAATTACTTCCCTTCCTTGAGAGCCTGGCAGATGCAGATGATGTCCGTCCCATCATTGCAAAGAAATTCGGAAATAAGGAATGA
- the LOC103712678 gene encoding CTD small phosphatase-like protein 2 isoform X4 gives MPPLTMKNKLNREYVGRHNLHVCRNSTKISKHSCPQVKAFEEAAVLDIYIQDHQHGSSNVDVSGQNIVITEANDFQNILDEASLHILMASSSSDPISIGRMGSLSATCPSNMETIFSPSLEDNDSQLKLINHSNAVKDENPKLPHLVADEDVINTACPIYELTNSDIMIDMAEKYMILPFLGKTGETSSIYIEESFEETMMNSDDACLYLEFHQMKSSDQETQITCHSGNLDEMESFDPQLLFRSLPDLPEAVSTICPISQPKETKKRKPITLVLDLDETLVHSTLEHCDDADFTFPVFFNMKQHTVYVRRRPYLQLFLERVAQMFEIVVFTASQSIYAEQLLDMLDPEKKLISQRIYRESCIFSDGSYTKDLTILGVDLANVVIIDNSPQVFRLQVNNGIPIKSWFDDPSDHALLQLLPFLESLADADDVRPIIAKKFGNKE, from the exons ATGCCTCCATTGACGATGAAGAACAAATTAAACAGGGAATATGTAGGGCGACACAATCTCCATGTATGTCGCAACTCAACTAAAATATCAAAACATTCATGTCCTCAAGTTAAAGCTTTTGAAGAGGCAGCTGTTTTGGACATTTATATTCAAGATCATCAGCATG GTTCTTCAAATGTTGATGTATCTGGACAGAACATTGTGATCACAGAAGCTAATGATTTTCAGAACATATTGGATGAAGCCTCTCTTCATATTCTGatggcatcatcatcatctgatcCTATTTCCATTGGAAGAATG GGTTCACTGTCAGCCACATGTCCATCTAACATGGAAACAATTTTCTCACCTAGTCTTGAGGACAACGATTCTCAGTTAAAACTGATAAATCACAGTAATGCAG TTAAAGATGAAAACCCTAAATTGCCTCATCTGGTTGCTGATGAAG ATGTCATAAATACTGCTTGTCCTATTTATGAGCTTACAAATTCTGACATAATGATTGATATGGCGGAGAAATACATGATACTACCTTTCCTGGGGAAAACTGGAGAAACCAGCAGCATTTATATTGAGGAGTCATTTGAAGAGACGATGATGAATTCTGATGATGCATGCTTGTATTTAGAATTTCACCAGATGAAATCATCCGATCAGGAAACTCAGATAACTTGTCATTCTGGCAATCTGGATGAAATGGAGAGCTTCGACCCACAGTTATTATTTAGAAGTTTACCTGATTTACCTGAGGCAGTTTCAACCATTTGTCCTATTTCACAACCAAaggaaacaaagaaaaggaagcctATCACCCTTGTACTTGATTTGGATG AAACTCTTGTCCATTCTACCCTGGAGCATTGTGATGATGCTGATTTCACCTTTCCAGTCTTCTTTAACATGAAACAACATACCGTATATGTAAGACGTAGGCCTTACCTGCAGCTCTTTCTGGAGAGGGTAGCTCAGATGTTTGAGATTGTTGTTTTCACAGCCAGTCAAAGTATCTATGCTGAACAGCTATTGGATATGCTGGATCCAGAAAAGAAGTTAATTTCGCAGCGTATTTATCGTGAATCATGCATATTTTCTGATGGTAGCTATACAAAGGACCTGACCATTTTAGGAGTCGATTTGGCGAACGTTGTCATAATCGACAATTCTCCACAG GTTTTCCGGTTGCAGGTAAATAACGGAATACCTATCAAGAGTTGGTTTGATGATCCATCAGACCATGCATTGCTTCAATTACTTCCCTTCCTTGAGAGCCTGGCAGATGCAGATGATGTCCGTCCCATCATTGCAAAGAAATTCGGAAATAAGGAATGA
- the LOC103712678 gene encoding uncharacterized protein LOC103712678 isoform X1, producing MPPLTMKNKLNREYVGRHNLHVCRNSTKISKHSCPQVKAFEEAAVLDIYIQDHQHGSSNVDVSGQNIVITEANDFQNILDEASLHILMASSSSDPISIGRMGSLSATCPSNMETIFSPSLEDNDSQLKLINHSNAVKDENPKLPHLVADEGDDGSCSFSDSQTCSLLDFYGSDSVSALPFDTDMGFTDVINTACPIYELTNSDIMIDMAEKYMILPFLGKTGETSSIYIEESFEETMMNSDDACLYLEFHQMKSSDQETQITCHSGNLDEMESFDPQLLFRSLPDLPEAVSTICPISQPKETKKRKPITLVLDLDETLVHSTLEHCDDADFTFPVFFNMKQHTVYVRRRPYLQLFLERVAQMFEIVVFTASQSIYAEQLLDMLDPEKKLISQRIYRESCIFSDGSYTKDLTILGVDLANVVIIDNSPQVFRLQVNNGIPIKSWFDDPSDHALLQLLPFLESLADADDVRPIIAKKFGNKE from the exons ATGCCTCCATTGACGATGAAGAACAAATTAAACAGGGAATATGTAGGGCGACACAATCTCCATGTATGTCGCAACTCAACTAAAATATCAAAACATTCATGTCCTCAAGTTAAAGCTTTTGAAGAGGCAGCTGTTTTGGACATTTATATTCAAGATCATCAGCATG GTTCTTCAAATGTTGATGTATCTGGACAGAACATTGTGATCACAGAAGCTAATGATTTTCAGAACATATTGGATGAAGCCTCTCTTCATATTCTGatggcatcatcatcatctgatcCTATTTCCATTGGAAGAATG GGTTCACTGTCAGCCACATGTCCATCTAACATGGAAACAATTTTCTCACCTAGTCTTGAGGACAACGATTCTCAGTTAAAACTGATAAATCACAGTAATGCAG TTAAAGATGAAAACCCTAAATTGCCTCATCTGGTTGCTGATGAAGGTGATGATGGAAGTTGTAGTTTTAGTGATTCTCAAACTTGCAGTCTATTGGACTTCTACGGCTCTGACAGTGTTTCTGCTTTACCCTTTGATACTGATATGGGATTTACAGATGTCATAAATACTGCTTGTCCTATTTATGAGCTTACAAATTCTGACATAATGATTGATATGGCGGAGAAATACATGATACTACCTTTCCTGGGGAAAACTGGAGAAACCAGCAGCATTTATATTGAGGAGTCATTTGAAGAGACGATGATGAATTCTGATGATGCATGCTTGTATTTAGAATTTCACCAGATGAAATCATCCGATCAGGAAACTCAGATAACTTGTCATTCTGGCAATCTGGATGAAATGGAGAGCTTCGACCCACAGTTATTATTTAGAAGTTTACCTGATTTACCTGAGGCAGTTTCAACCATTTGTCCTATTTCACAACCAAaggaaacaaagaaaaggaagcctATCACCCTTGTACTTGATTTGGATG AAACTCTTGTCCATTCTACCCTGGAGCATTGTGATGATGCTGATTTCACCTTTCCAGTCTTCTTTAACATGAAACAACATACCGTATATGTAAGACGTAGGCCTTACCTGCAGCTCTTTCTGGAGAGGGTAGCTCAGATGTTTGAGATTGTTGTTTTCACAGCCAGTCAAAGTATCTATGCTGAACAGCTATTGGATATGCTGGATCCAGAAAAGAAGTTAATTTCGCAGCGTATTTATCGTGAATCATGCATATTTTCTGATGGTAGCTATACAAAGGACCTGACCATTTTAGGAGTCGATTTGGCGAACGTTGTCATAATCGACAATTCTCCACAG GTTTTCCGGTTGCAGGTAAATAACGGAATACCTATCAAGAGTTGGTTTGATGATCCATCAGACCATGCATTGCTTCAATTACTTCCCTTCCTTGAGAGCCTGGCAGATGCAGATGATGTCCGTCCCATCATTGCAAAGAAATTCGGAAATAAGGAATGA
- the LOC103712678 gene encoding uncharacterized protein LOC103712678 isoform X2 — protein sequence MPPLTMKNKLNREYVGRHNLHVCRNSTKISKHSCPQVKAFEEAAVLDIYIQDHQHGSSNVDVSGQNIVITEANDFQNILDEASLHILMASSSSDPISIGRMGSLSATCPSNMETIFSPSLEDNDSQLKLINHSNAGDDGSCSFSDSQTCSLLDFYGSDSVSALPFDTDMGFTDVINTACPIYELTNSDIMIDMAEKYMILPFLGKTGETSSIYIEESFEETMMNSDDACLYLEFHQMKSSDQETQITCHSGNLDEMESFDPQLLFRSLPDLPEAVSTICPISQPKETKKRKPITLVLDLDETLVHSTLEHCDDADFTFPVFFNMKQHTVYVRRRPYLQLFLERVAQMFEIVVFTASQSIYAEQLLDMLDPEKKLISQRIYRESCIFSDGSYTKDLTILGVDLANVVIIDNSPQVFRLQVNNGIPIKSWFDDPSDHALLQLLPFLESLADADDVRPIIAKKFGNKE from the exons ATGCCTCCATTGACGATGAAGAACAAATTAAACAGGGAATATGTAGGGCGACACAATCTCCATGTATGTCGCAACTCAACTAAAATATCAAAACATTCATGTCCTCAAGTTAAAGCTTTTGAAGAGGCAGCTGTTTTGGACATTTATATTCAAGATCATCAGCATG GTTCTTCAAATGTTGATGTATCTGGACAGAACATTGTGATCACAGAAGCTAATGATTTTCAGAACATATTGGATGAAGCCTCTCTTCATATTCTGatggcatcatcatcatctgatcCTATTTCCATTGGAAGAATG GGTTCACTGTCAGCCACATGTCCATCTAACATGGAAACAATTTTCTCACCTAGTCTTGAGGACAACGATTCTCAGTTAAAACTGATAAATCACAGTAATGCAG GTGATGATGGAAGTTGTAGTTTTAGTGATTCTCAAACTTGCAGTCTATTGGACTTCTACGGCTCTGACAGTGTTTCTGCTTTACCCTTTGATACTGATATGGGATTTACAGATGTCATAAATACTGCTTGTCCTATTTATGAGCTTACAAATTCTGACATAATGATTGATATGGCGGAGAAATACATGATACTACCTTTCCTGGGGAAAACTGGAGAAACCAGCAGCATTTATATTGAGGAGTCATTTGAAGAGACGATGATGAATTCTGATGATGCATGCTTGTATTTAGAATTTCACCAGATGAAATCATCCGATCAGGAAACTCAGATAACTTGTCATTCTGGCAATCTGGATGAAATGGAGAGCTTCGACCCACAGTTATTATTTAGAAGTTTACCTGATTTACCTGAGGCAGTTTCAACCATTTGTCCTATTTCACAACCAAaggaaacaaagaaaaggaagcctATCACCCTTGTACTTGATTTGGATG AAACTCTTGTCCATTCTACCCTGGAGCATTGTGATGATGCTGATTTCACCTTTCCAGTCTTCTTTAACATGAAACAACATACCGTATATGTAAGACGTAGGCCTTACCTGCAGCTCTTTCTGGAGAGGGTAGCTCAGATGTTTGAGATTGTTGTTTTCACAGCCAGTCAAAGTATCTATGCTGAACAGCTATTGGATATGCTGGATCCAGAAAAGAAGTTAATTTCGCAGCGTATTTATCGTGAATCATGCATATTTTCTGATGGTAGCTATACAAAGGACCTGACCATTTTAGGAGTCGATTTGGCGAACGTTGTCATAATCGACAATTCTCCACAG GTTTTCCGGTTGCAGGTAAATAACGGAATACCTATCAAGAGTTGGTTTGATGATCCATCAGACCATGCATTGCTTCAATTACTTCCCTTCCTTGAGAGCCTGGCAGATGCAGATGATGTCCGTCCCATCATTGCAAAGAAATTCGGAAATAAGGAATGA
- the LOC103712678 gene encoding CTD small phosphatase-like protein 2 isoform X5, whose product MPPLTMKNKLNREYVGRHNLHVCRNSTKISKHSCPQVKAFEEAAVLDIYIQDHQHGSSNVDVSGQNIVITEANDFQNILDEASLHILMASSSSDPISIGRMGSLSATCPSNMETIFSPSLEDNDSQLKLINHSNADVINTACPIYELTNSDIMIDMAEKYMILPFLGKTGETSSIYIEESFEETMMNSDDACLYLEFHQMKSSDQETQITCHSGNLDEMESFDPQLLFRSLPDLPEAVSTICPISQPKETKKRKPITLVLDLDETLVHSTLEHCDDADFTFPVFFNMKQHTVYVRRRPYLQLFLERVAQMFEIVVFTASQSIYAEQLLDMLDPEKKLISQRIYRESCIFSDGSYTKDLTILGVDLANVVIIDNSPQVFRLQVNNGIPIKSWFDDPSDHALLQLLPFLESLADADDVRPIIAKKFGNKE is encoded by the exons ATGCCTCCATTGACGATGAAGAACAAATTAAACAGGGAATATGTAGGGCGACACAATCTCCATGTATGTCGCAACTCAACTAAAATATCAAAACATTCATGTCCTCAAGTTAAAGCTTTTGAAGAGGCAGCTGTTTTGGACATTTATATTCAAGATCATCAGCATG GTTCTTCAAATGTTGATGTATCTGGACAGAACATTGTGATCACAGAAGCTAATGATTTTCAGAACATATTGGATGAAGCCTCTCTTCATATTCTGatggcatcatcatcatctgatcCTATTTCCATTGGAAGAATG GGTTCACTGTCAGCCACATGTCCATCTAACATGGAAACAATTTTCTCACCTAGTCTTGAGGACAACGATTCTCAGTTAAAACTGATAAATCACAGTAATGCAG ATGTCATAAATACTGCTTGTCCTATTTATGAGCTTACAAATTCTGACATAATGATTGATATGGCGGAGAAATACATGATACTACCTTTCCTGGGGAAAACTGGAGAAACCAGCAGCATTTATATTGAGGAGTCATTTGAAGAGACGATGATGAATTCTGATGATGCATGCTTGTATTTAGAATTTCACCAGATGAAATCATCCGATCAGGAAACTCAGATAACTTGTCATTCTGGCAATCTGGATGAAATGGAGAGCTTCGACCCACAGTTATTATTTAGAAGTTTACCTGATTTACCTGAGGCAGTTTCAACCATTTGTCCTATTTCACAACCAAaggaaacaaagaaaaggaagcctATCACCCTTGTACTTGATTTGGATG AAACTCTTGTCCATTCTACCCTGGAGCATTGTGATGATGCTGATTTCACCTTTCCAGTCTTCTTTAACATGAAACAACATACCGTATATGTAAGACGTAGGCCTTACCTGCAGCTCTTTCTGGAGAGGGTAGCTCAGATGTTTGAGATTGTTGTTTTCACAGCCAGTCAAAGTATCTATGCTGAACAGCTATTGGATATGCTGGATCCAGAAAAGAAGTTAATTTCGCAGCGTATTTATCGTGAATCATGCATATTTTCTGATGGTAGCTATACAAAGGACCTGACCATTTTAGGAGTCGATTTGGCGAACGTTGTCATAATCGACAATTCTCCACAG GTTTTCCGGTTGCAGGTAAATAACGGAATACCTATCAAGAGTTGGTTTGATGATCCATCAGACCATGCATTGCTTCAATTACTTCCCTTCCTTGAGAGCCTGGCAGATGCAGATGATGTCCGTCCCATCATTGCAAAGAAATTCGGAAATAAGGAATGA
- the LOC103712678 gene encoding CTD small phosphatase-like protein 3 isoform X6: MASSSSDPISIGRMGSLSATCPSNMETIFSPSLEDNDSQLKLINHSNAVKDENPKLPHLVADEGDDGSCSFSDSQTCSLLDFYGSDSVSALPFDTDMGFTDVINTACPIYELTNSDIMIDMAEKYMILPFLGKTGETSSIYIEESFEETMMNSDDACLYLEFHQMKSSDQETQITCHSGNLDEMESFDPQLLFRSLPDLPEAVSTICPISQPKETKKRKPITLVLDLDETLVHSTLEHCDDADFTFPVFFNMKQHTVYVRRRPYLQLFLERVAQMFEIVVFTASQSIYAEQLLDMLDPEKKLISQRIYRESCIFSDGSYTKDLTILGVDLANVVIIDNSPQVFRLQVNNGIPIKSWFDDPSDHALLQLLPFLESLADADDVRPIIAKKFGNKE, from the exons atggcatcatcatcatctgatcCTATTTCCATTGGAAGAATG GGTTCACTGTCAGCCACATGTCCATCTAACATGGAAACAATTTTCTCACCTAGTCTTGAGGACAACGATTCTCAGTTAAAACTGATAAATCACAGTAATGCAG TTAAAGATGAAAACCCTAAATTGCCTCATCTGGTTGCTGATGAAGGTGATGATGGAAGTTGTAGTTTTAGTGATTCTCAAACTTGCAGTCTATTGGACTTCTACGGCTCTGACAGTGTTTCTGCTTTACCCTTTGATACTGATATGGGATTTACAGATGTCATAAATACTGCTTGTCCTATTTATGAGCTTACAAATTCTGACATAATGATTGATATGGCGGAGAAATACATGATACTACCTTTCCTGGGGAAAACTGGAGAAACCAGCAGCATTTATATTGAGGAGTCATTTGAAGAGACGATGATGAATTCTGATGATGCATGCTTGTATTTAGAATTTCACCAGATGAAATCATCCGATCAGGAAACTCAGATAACTTGTCATTCTGGCAATCTGGATGAAATGGAGAGCTTCGACCCACAGTTATTATTTAGAAGTTTACCTGATTTACCTGAGGCAGTTTCAACCATTTGTCCTATTTCACAACCAAaggaaacaaagaaaaggaagcctATCACCCTTGTACTTGATTTGGATG AAACTCTTGTCCATTCTACCCTGGAGCATTGTGATGATGCTGATTTCACCTTTCCAGTCTTCTTTAACATGAAACAACATACCGTATATGTAAGACGTAGGCCTTACCTGCAGCTCTTTCTGGAGAGGGTAGCTCAGATGTTTGAGATTGTTGTTTTCACAGCCAGTCAAAGTATCTATGCTGAACAGCTATTGGATATGCTGGATCCAGAAAAGAAGTTAATTTCGCAGCGTATTTATCGTGAATCATGCATATTTTCTGATGGTAGCTATACAAAGGACCTGACCATTTTAGGAGTCGATTTGGCGAACGTTGTCATAATCGACAATTCTCCACAG GTTTTCCGGTTGCAGGTAAATAACGGAATACCTATCAAGAGTTGGTTTGATGATCCATCAGACCATGCATTGCTTCAATTACTTCCCTTCCTTGAGAGCCTGGCAGATGCAGATGATGTCCGTCCCATCATTGCAAAGAAATTCGGAAATAAGGAATGA